The genomic segment GGAACGCGCCGAGAAGATTGCCGCCGCCGGGTATAATCTCTTTGGCCTTAGGTCGACCGAGGTGTATATAGACCTGCTTACAGACAGCGGCACGTCGGCCATGAGCGACAATCAATGGGCGGGCATGATGCTCGGCGACGAGGCCTATGCCGGCAGCAAGAACTACTTTAATCTCGAGCGGGCGGTACAGGAGATTACCGGTTTAAAACATGTGCTGCCCACGCACCAAGGACGCGCCGCCGAGAACCTGCTGCTTTACGTGCTGCTTAAGGAAGGGCAGTTTGTACCCAACAACATGCACTTTGACACCACGAAAGCGCATGTTTTGCATAAGGGCGGAGTCCCAGTGGATTTGGTTACGCCGGAGGCCTACGACCCGACCTCGCAGTATCCCTTTAAGGGAGATATGGATGTCGCGAAGCTAGACGCTTTTCTGGCGGAACATGCCGCTAAAGTCCCCTTAGTTATGCTGACTGTCACCTGCAACAGCGGCGGCGGACAGCCCGTATCGCTAAAAAACATTCGCGCCGTCAGTGAGGTAGCGAGGAAACACGGCAAGCCTTTCTTTATTGACGCCTGTCGTTTCGCGGAAAACGCCTACTTTATTAAGCAGCGCGAGGCAGGGTATCAGAGCAAAACAATTGCCGAAATCGTAGCCGAAATGTTCTCGTATGCGGATGGTTGCACGATGAGCTCTAAGAAGGATGCCTTAGTAAATATTGGCGGTTTCCTGGCTGCGAACGACCACGCCTTGTATCAGGCGGCGAGTGGGCTGGCCGTTTTGTTTGAAGGCTTCCCGACTTATGGTGGGTTGGCCGGGCGCGATATGGAAGCGATGGCGAGGGGTTTACGTGAGGTCATCGAGGAAGACTATCTCGCTTACCGCGTGGGCCAAGTCAAGTACCTAGGGGATAAACTGCTTGAGTACGGCGTCCCGATTATTGAACCTATCGGCGGGCATGCAGTCTATCTTGACGCTAAGCGCTTCTTGCCGCATATCCCGCAGCAGCAGTTCCCGGCGCAAGCCTTAGGTGTCGAGCTGTACATCGAGGGGGGCGTGCGCGGCGTAGAGATAGGCACTAATTTGGCTGGGCGGAATCCTACGACCGGCGACCACGACTACCCTAAGCTCGAAATGCTCCGCCTGACCATCCCCCGCCGCGTTTACACCAACCGCCACATGGATGTAATTGCCGTGGCCTGTGCTAACGTCTACGAGCGCCGGGAGGAGATTCGTGGGTTGGAGTATACCTACGAGGCCCCGATTCTCAGACACTTTACGGCGAGGTTTAAGAGGCTCCCATAACCCGCGTCAGGCGTGCCGGGCACGTTTCCACATAGAGAGATGAGGTGTCGGATTTGACTCTAGGCATTGTGTGCGCCATGCAAGCCGAAATCGATGTTCTCAGGGATTCCCTCGAGCTGCGTGAGTTAGGGAGCGGTAGCCCGTGGGACCTTTACGCCACGCGCCGGGAAGACACGCTTGCTTTAGTCTCGGGTGTCGGCAAAGTCA from the Selenomonadales bacterium genome contains:
- a CDS encoding tryptophanase, producing the protein MPRTIPTAEPFRIKVVEPVKMTTREERAEKIAAAGYNLFGLRSTEVYIDLLTDSGTSAMSDNQWAGMMLGDEAYAGSKNYFNLERAVQEITGLKHVLPTHQGRAAENLLLYVLLKEGQFVPNNMHFDTTKAHVLHKGGVPVDLVTPEAYDPTSQYPFKGDMDVAKLDAFLAEHAAKVPLVMLTVTCNSGGGQPVSLKNIRAVSEVARKHGKPFFIDACRFAENAYFIKQREAGYQSKTIAEIVAEMFSYADGCTMSSKKDALVNIGGFLAANDHALYQAASGLAVLFEGFPTYGGLAGRDMEAMARGLREVIEEDYLAYRVGQVKYLGDKLLEYGVPIIEPIGGHAVYLDAKRFLPHIPQQQFPAQALGVELYIEGGVRGVEIGTNLAGRNPTTGDHDYPKLEMLRLTIPRRVYTNRHMDVIAVACANVYERREEIRGLEYTYEAPILRHFTARFKRLP